A region of Homo sapiens chromosome 17, GRCh38.p14 Primary Assembly DNA encodes the following proteins:
- the FBF1 gene encoding fas-binding factor 1: MAPKTKKGCKGSIDDFLGDLLGDDMTLPEKPVKLASHTRDTTGVSQMFPSSKARTKSLLGDDVFSTMAGLEEADAEVSGISEADPQALLQAMKDLDGMDADILGLKKSNSAPSKKAAKDPGKGELPNHPKPAGGAIPTKKSLPSPSSSGHQNRRFSSEDLEDPLRGLLSYDEGGITKQPPVTQSKTASDKSPSTVRDQGPSIPLTPGDTPIRKKEELLFDDGDDIMATLGFGDSPKAEKRQIGDQEGPRPARSTLDELLGRGMATKLLARPGTGEHREFKLDKKYQRPQDSEDMWGDEDFTFGAYQPTVVSSEGRQSRRQSVSRFFADSGADPKGEPGSKQSPPMASSPIQPRKGGADWLGLKDEDLDLFPASPTREAHRESSVPVTPSVPPPASQHSTPAGLPPSRAKPPTEGAGSPAKASQASKLRASKEEKEDWLSHALSRKKSQGLAREQHAGTSEGLHLAGTAGHPPSGSQPLTSTQGLEHAAAGGSSGTTARERPCVRPGVSGSPVTQNHAASALPTGSPKRGTAPGDLSATEPATCFPSTQKPTEPSVPVQPLLPESLARSLLPSTEYQKQLLAAQVQLQCSPAELQAELLHSQARLAELEAQVRKLELERAQHELLLGSLQQQHQADLELIESAHRSRIKVLETSYQQREERLRRENEELSARYLSQCQEAEQARAELTAQHQRRLAAIAQEKDQEMERLRELQRASILDMRRDHEEQLQRLKLLKDREVDAATSATSHTRSLNSIIHQMEKFSSSLHELSSRVEASHLTTSQERELGIRQRDEQLRALQERLGQQQRDMEEERSRQQEVIGKMEARLNEQSRLLEQERWRVTAEQSKAESMQRALEEQRKVTAQQMAMERAELERAKSALLEEQKSVMLKCGEERRRLAAEWAEFSAQQKLSKERAEREAERALQVDTQREGTLISLAKEQAELKIRASELRAEEKQLAAERAALEQERQELRLEKERINATALRVKLRAEEVESMSKVASEKYEEGERALREAQQVQAEQQARLQAVQQQQERLRKQEQHMHQEHLSLAQQRLQLDRARQDLPSSLVGLFPRAQGPAASSQSALMPPAPTTRWCSQPPTGLDPSPLHLHARLALLRHMAEQDRDFLENEQFFLETLKKGSYNLTSHSA, translated from the exons ATG GCACCAAAAACCAAGAAAGGATGTAAAG GCTCCATTGATGATTTTCTTGGTGACCTTCTAGGGGATGATA tgacACTACCTGAGAAGCCTGTTAAACTAGCTTCACATACCAGAGACACCACAGGTGTATCTCAGATGTTCCCTTCTTCAAAGGCGAGAACAAA GTCCCTCCTGGGTGATGATGTCTTCAGCACCATGGCAGGCCTGGAAGAAGCTGATGCTGAG GTTTCAGGTATCTCAGAGGCAGACCCACAGGCTCTGCTCCAGGCCATGAAG GACCTGGACGGCATGGATGCTGATATCTTAGGTCTGAAGAAATCTAATTCAGCCCCTAGCAAAAAAGCTGCAAAGGACCCTGGGAAAGGAGAGCTGCCCAACCACCCCAAGCCTGCAG GGGGTGCCATTCCCACCAAGAAGTCACTTCCGTCTCCCAGCAGCTCTGGGCATCAGAACAGGAGGTTTTCCTCTGAAG ACTTGGAAGACCCATTGAGAGGACTTCTCTCCTATGATGAAGGAGGAATCACCAAGCAGCCGCCTGTGACACAGAGTAAAACAGCTTCTGACAAGAGCCCCAGCACAGTGAGAGATCAAG GTCCCTCTATTCCTCTAACTCCTGGGGACACCCCCATCcgaaaaaaagaagaattgttGTTTGATGATGGGGATGACATCATGGCCACCTTGGGGTTTGGAGACAGCCCCAAAGCAGAGAAGAGGCAGATAGGAGACCA GGAAGGGCCTCGCCCTGCTCGCTCCACGCTGGATGAGCTGCTGGGTCGAGGCATGGCCACCAAACTCCTGGCCCGCCCGGGCACCGGGGAGCACAGGGAGTTCAAGCTAGACAAGAAGTACCAGAGGCCACAGG ACAGTGAAGATATGTGGGGTGACGAGGACTTCACCTTTGGAGCCTATCAGCCCACTGTGGTCTCCTCTGAGGGCCGGCAGTCCCGCCGGCAGTCTGTCAG TAGGTTCTTCGCAGACAGTGGCGCAGACCCCAAGGGAGAACCAGGCTCCAAACAGAGCCCTCCAATGGCTTCCAGCCCCATCCAGCCCAGGAAGGGAGGAGCTGACTGGTTGGGCCTCAAGGACGAGGACTTGGACCTGTTCCCTGCCTCACCCACCAGAGAGGCCCATCGGGAAAGTTCAGTGCCTGTCACGCCCTCAGTGCCTCCTCCTGCGAGCCAGCACTCCACGCCAGCTGGGCTGCCCCCCTCCAGGGCAAAGCCACCAACTGAAGGTGCAGGGTCCCCTgccaaagccagccaggcttccAAGCTGCGAGCCtccaaggaggagaaagaggactGGCTGAGCCATGCCCTGTCTCGGAAGAAGTCCCAAGGCCTGGCCAGAGAGCAGCATGCTGGGACCTCTGAGGGCCTGCATTTGGCGGGGACAGCGGGCCATCCCCCTTCTGGCAG CCAACCTCTCACCAGCACACAAGGGCTTGAGCACGCAGCTGCTGGAGGGAGTTCTGGAACAACTGCACGAGAAAGACCGTGTGTCAGGCCTGGTGTCTCGGG GTCCCCTGTGACTCAGAACCATGCCGCCTCAGCACTCCCTACAGGTTCCCCAAAGAGGGGAACAGCCCCTGGAGACCTCTCAGCcactg AGCCTGCCACGTGTTTCCCGAGCACCCAGAAACCCACAGAGCCTTCCGTGCCCGTCCAG cCCCTGCTCCCAGAGTCCCTGGCCCGGAGCCTGCTGCCGAGCACAGAATACCAGAAGCAGCTCCTGGCAGCACAGGTGCAACTTCAGTGCAGCCCCGCTGAGCTCCAGGCCGAGCTGCTGCATAGCCAGGCCCGGCTGGCAGAGCTGGAGGCCCAG GTGCGGAAGCTGGAGCTAGAACGGGCCCAGCATGAGCTGCTGCTGGGGAGtctgcagcagcagcaccagGCAGACCTGGAGCTCATCGAGAGTGCACACAG AAGCCGCATCAAGGTGCTAGAAACATCGTACCAGCAACGGGAGGAGCGGCTCCGGAGAGAGAACGAAGAGCTGTCAGCTCGGTATCTGTCGCAGTGCCAGGAGGCCGAACAGGCCCGTGCTGAGCTTACGGCCCAGCACCAGCGGCGCTTGGCGGCCATAGCGCAGGAGAAGGACCAGGAAATGGAGCGGCTCCGGGAGCTGCAGCG GGCGTCCATCCTAGACATGCGCAGAGACCACGAGGAGCAGCTGCAGCGGCTAAAGCTGCTGAAGGACCGAGAGGTCGATGCGGCCACCAGTGCCACCTCCCACACGCG GTCCCTGAATAGCATCATCCACCAGATGGAGAAGTTCTCCAGCAGCCTGCACGAGTTGTCCTCCCGCGTGGAGGCCTCGCACCTCACCACCTCCCAGGAGCGGGAGCTGGGGATCCGGCAGCGTGACGAGCAGCTGCGGG CACTGCAGGAGCGGCTGGGCCAGCAGCAGCGGGACATGGAGGAGGAGCGGAGCCGGCAACAGGAGGTCATCGGGAAGATGGAGGCACGGCTGAATGAGCAGAGCCGGCTGCTGGAGCAG GAACGCTGGCGGGTGACTGCCGAGCAGTCCAAGGCGGAGTCCATGCAGCGCGCCCTAGAGGAGCAAAGGAAGGTCACGGCCCAGCAGATGGCCATGGAAAGGGCGGAGCTGGAACGGGCCAAG AGCGCCTTGCTGGAGGAGCAGAAGTCTGTCATGCTCAAGTGCGGGGAGGAGCGGCGGCGCCTGGCTGCCGAGTGGGCGGAGTTCTCCGCGCAGCAAAAGCTGAGTAAGGAGCGGGCCGAGCGCGAGGCCGAGCGGGCATTGCAGGTGGACACCCAGCGGGAGGGCACcctcatcagcctggccaag GAGCAGGCTGAGCTGAAGATCAGGGCCAGCGAGCTCCGGGCCGAGGAGAAGCAGCTGGCAGCGGAGAGAGCAGCCCTGGAGCAGGAGCGGCAGGAGCTGCGGCTGGAGAAGGAGAGGATCAACGCCACCGCCCTGCGTGTCAAGCTCCGCGCCGAGGAGGTGGAGAGCATGAGCAAG GTGGCCTCCGAGAAGTACGAGGAGGGGGAGCGGGCATTGCGCGAGGCCCAGCAGGTGCAGGCAGAGCAGCAGGCCCGGTTGCAGGCGGTGCAGCAACAGCAGGAGCGGCTGCGGAAGCAGGAGCAGCACATGCACCAG GAGCATCTGAGTCTGGCCCAGCAGAGGCTGCAACTGGACCGCGCACGACAGGACCTGCCCTCTAGCCTCGTGGGTCTGTtccccagggcccagggccctgcagcCTCCAGCCAGAGTG CCCTCATGCCTCCTGCTCCCACCACCCGTTGGTGCAGCCAGCCGCCAACTGGCCTGGACCCCAGCCCCTTGCACCTCCATGCCAGGCTGGCACTGCTGAGGCACATGGCAGAGCAG